A stretch of Bradyrhizobium sp. AZCC 2262 DNA encodes these proteins:
- a CDS encoding formate dehydrogenase: protein MADRHKGTIGRRQLLRTGVLGIIATAISARESGTLAADTETNSEKRKARYQANSAEVQNFYRVNRYPKR, encoded by the coding sequence ATGGCCGATCGGCACAAAGGAACAATCGGGCGACGTCAGTTATTGCGCACGGGGGTTCTCGGCATCATCGCCACGGCCATAAGCGCTCGGGAAAGCGGCACCCTCGCCGCTGATACCGAAACCAACAGCGAAAAACGCAAGGCTCGCTATCAGGCGAACTCTGCCGAGGTTCAAAACTTTTATCGGGTCAACCGCTACCCGAAGCGCTGA
- a CDS encoding IS110 family transposase, which produces MDVGLEETSLCIVDSEGVTVREVKVSTEPEAIRCALEGSADRLDRLGVEASSPPGIWLYRELQPAGVPIIFVEARHIRVSLSTMRNKTDQNNARGIAQMIRLGRYRAVHVKNIDMQKMRSLLANRKLLKRKLIDVENHVRGTLRAYGLLMGGVGRGATKHASGAPREQRSGIFCHD; this is translated from the coding sequence TTGGACGTCGGTCTTGAGGAAACCAGTCTTTGTATCGTCGACAGCGAGGGTGTGACGGTTCGCGAGGTCAAGGTCAGCACGGAGCCGGAGGCGATCCGCTGCGCTCTTGAGGGCTCCGCGGATCGCCTCGATCGCTTGGGCGTCGAAGCGTCGTCGCCGCCGGGCATCTGGCTGTACCGCGAACTGCAGCCAGCCGGCGTCCCGATCATTTTTGTTGAAGCCCGTCATATTCGTGTTTCGTTGTCGACGATGCGCAACAAGACCGATCAGAATAATGCTCGCGGCATCGCACAGATGATACGATTGGGCCGGTACCGCGCGGTTCATGTCAAGAACATCGACATGCAGAAGATGCGCTCACTTCTGGCCAACAGGAAACTCCTCAAGCGCAAGCTGATCGACGTCGAGAATCACGTTCGCGGCACGCTGCGAGCGTATGGGTTGCTGATGGGAGGCGTTGGTCGCGGGGCTACGAAGCACGCGTCCGGAGCTCCTCGAGAACAGCGATCCGGTATTTTCTGTCATGATTGA
- a CDS encoding DUF3363 domain-containing protein produces the protein MASNEDDFRIRPGKVRDRGGLSTHVRRPGRVRRHPTSFLGEVQQAIRRAGGHPDRLAGAGKRGGRFNARGRGAATALTLKDRSAWSRDASGVRTRARRVAVKARVVKLNPQRGAMRGRGFVSAKAVDAHLRYLERDGVTRDGEKGQAYSGERDVEDGRAFLDRGRDDRHQFRFIVSAEDGVELSDPRETTRDLMKQMEADLGTKLDWIAVDHHNTGHPHTHILVRGVTDDGKILNIAGDYIAYGIRERASEIFTRELGRQTEPEVTKQLEREVDADRFTRLDRMLIAEQLGKEFTNLRPDRDMRDTFRQNRALLIERARKLERLGLATEVETGQWIVSPKAEPALRELGERGDIIKTMHRALEREGLAGDRHPARYILHRENATERIVGRVLDKGLGGDEIGERVRLVIDGADGRVHHIEMDAARAEEVGRGMIVAAGSAPPGPRAADRNIMDIADQGGIYRPSEHLERARTAIDRIGGDPEAFVRSHVRRLEALRRAGHAERIDADHWRVPADLPERGQAYDLARDRANIRISVLSSTGLDQQIDQDGATWLDRELVSRQRVALAGEGFGQEVKAALEKRKQALANMGYVKDLGNGHVRAPKNLIQRLEAADIERTGKALAAERGLPWRPAAAGNSIGGQLVGSIQLSSGRFAMLETLSGDGGLGFSLVPWQPVLDKRIGQHISGLMRNGGDIEWSFGRKRGLGL, from the coding sequence ATGGCGAGCAACGAAGACGACTTTCGCATCCGTCCCGGCAAGGTCCGGGATCGTGGTGGTCTGTCCACCCATGTGCGCCGGCCTGGCAGGGTGCGCCGACACCCGACGAGCTTTCTCGGCGAGGTCCAACAGGCCATCCGTCGGGCCGGCGGCCACCCCGACCGCCTGGCCGGGGCCGGGAAGAGAGGGGGCCGGTTCAATGCGCGGGGCCGGGGCGCTGCGACAGCGCTGACGCTGAAGGATCGGAGCGCGTGGAGCCGGGACGCAAGCGGGGTGCGCACGCGAGCCCGGCGCGTGGCGGTGAAGGCCCGGGTCGTAAAGCTCAACCCGCAGCGGGGAGCGATGAGGGGGCGAGGTTTCGTCAGCGCCAAAGCGGTCGACGCGCATCTCCGCTATCTCGAACGCGACGGCGTGACCCGTGACGGCGAAAAGGGCCAGGCCTATTCAGGCGAGCGCGATGTGGAGGATGGTCGCGCTTTCCTCGACCGAGGCCGCGATGATCGCCACCAATTCCGCTTCATCGTCTCGGCTGAGGACGGCGTGGAATTGTCGGACCCGCGCGAGACCACACGCGATCTGATGAAGCAGATGGAAGCCGACCTCGGGACGAAACTCGACTGGATCGCGGTCGACCACCACAATACCGGCCACCCGCACACCCACATCCTGGTGCGCGGCGTCACCGACGACGGCAAGATCCTCAACATCGCCGGCGACTATATCGCCTACGGTATTCGCGAGCGCGCCAGCGAGATATTCACGCGGGAGCTGGGCCGGCAGACCGAGCCTGAGGTAACCAAGCAGCTTGAGCGGGAGGTGGATGCCGATCGCTTCACCCGGCTCGACCGGATGCTGATCGCCGAGCAGCTGGGGAAGGAGTTTACCAACCTGCGCCCCGACCGGGATATGCGGGACACGTTCCGCCAGAACCGTGCCCTGCTGATCGAGCGGGCGCGCAAGCTGGAGCGCTTGGGGTTGGCTACCGAGGTCGAGACTGGCCAATGGATCGTGTCGCCCAAAGCCGAGCCGGCGCTGCGCGAGCTTGGCGAGCGCGGCGACATCATCAAGACCATGCACCGGGCGCTGGAGCGAGAGGGCCTGGCGGGGGATAGACACCCCGCGCGCTATATCCTGCACCGCGAGAACGCGACCGAACGCATCGTCGGCCGGGTGTTGGACAAGGGGCTCGGCGGCGACGAGATCGGCGAGCGGGTCCGGTTGGTGATCGATGGGGCAGACGGGCGTGTGCATCATATCGAGATGGATGCCGCCCGCGCCGAGGAGGTCGGTCGAGGCATGATCGTCGCGGCCGGCTCCGCCCCTCCCGGTCCTCGCGCCGCAGACCGCAACATCATGGATATTGCAGATCAAGGAGGCATCTACCGACCGTCCGAGCATCTGGAGCGGGCGAGAACTGCCATCGATCGCATCGGCGGCGACCCCGAGGCCTTCGTTCGATCCCACGTCCGCCGCCTGGAGGCGCTGCGCCGGGCCGGCCATGCCGAGCGGATCGATGCGGATCACTGGCGCGTCCCTGCCGATCTTCCCGAGCGCGGCCAAGCCTACGATCTGGCGCGGGACCGCGCGAACATCCGAATAAGCGTCCTGTCTTCCACCGGCCTCGACCAGCAGATCGACCAAGACGGAGCGACCTGGCTCGATCGCGAGCTGGTTTCCCGCCAGCGCGTCGCGCTCGCCGGTGAGGGGTTCGGGCAGGAGGTGAAGGCAGCGCTGGAGAAGCGCAAACAAGCGCTCGCAAACATGGGTTACGTCAAGGATCTCGGCAACGGCCATGTCCGCGCGCCCAAGAATCTGATCCAGCGGCTTGAGGCCGCCGACATCGAACGGACCGGCAAGGCGCTCGCCGCCGAACGCGGATTGCCATGGCGGCCCGCTGCTGCCGGCAACTCCATAGGTGGCCAACTCGTCGGATCGATCCAGCTATCCAGCGGCCGGTTCGCCATGCTCGAAACCCTGAGCGGCGATGGCGGTCTCGGCTTCAGCCTCGTACCGTGGCAGCCCGTGCTCGACAAGCGCATCGGGCAGCACATTTCCGGCCTCATGCGCAACGGCGGCGACATTGAATGGAGCTTCGGCAGAAAGCGCGGACTGGGGTTGTAA
- a CDS encoding helix-turn-helix domain-containing protein has protein sequence MLRPTMEKLGLTVPEAATLSSLGQTSIYKAIREGHLRIRKYGTRTIITRSDLASFLENLPDKR, from the coding sequence ATGCTCCGACCTACGATGGAAAAGCTCGGCCTCACCGTTCCGGAGGCTGCAACACTTTCTTCGCTCGGCCAAACGTCGATCTACAAGGCGATCAGGGAAGGACACTTGCGAATTCGCAAGTACGGCACACGCACCATCATCACGCGCTCCGATCTGGCGTCCTTCTTGGAAAATCTGCCCGACAAGAGATGA
- a CDS encoding tyrosine-type recombinase/integrase: MQLRTEKPVITAKNYLSVGPGEYPCGNNLYLVVTPSGGRRWAFRYQRNGVVKKMGLGSAKAAGLKLSEAKDKAIDALRHLAKGTDPREHRNDEKRRAQGSRLFGEFAEEWRQTYEAGLKHKAARNKLKRIVQVICKQLHKLRLDEIETEHIIAVLRKVWHQREISRDTRQRIKKILDAAIALNLRPKHNPADWDSRLKPIMPKQRKRGSIRGGHKAMEYHDLPAFMQKLAANSDQSARALEVAILTFARTIEVQNMRWSQLDLEGGLWDLGTLDTKNERPKRTPLPRQTLAYLRDTYEGRVSEEFVFPGRSLTKPISNMTMLKHLKQITGDETLTVHGFRTTFRTWAQEETDFEEEIVEHCLHHITGDDAEKAYKRGEALRKRRVVMQAFADFATRSPNNKVTPMRAA, translated from the coding sequence ATGCAGCTCAGAACTGAAAAGCCGGTGATCACCGCAAAGAACTATCTTTCCGTTGGCCCCGGCGAATACCCCTGCGGCAACAACCTTTATCTGGTCGTCACGCCAAGTGGCGGCCGTCGCTGGGCGTTCCGCTACCAGCGCAACGGCGTCGTAAAAAAGATGGGTCTCGGCTCGGCCAAGGCGGCTGGCCTTAAGCTCTCCGAGGCCAAGGACAAGGCGATTGACGCCTTGCGACATCTCGCCAAGGGAACTGATCCAAGAGAGCACCGTAACGACGAGAAGCGCCGCGCCCAAGGATCGCGCCTGTTCGGCGAGTTCGCCGAGGAATGGCGGCAGACCTATGAGGCCGGCTTGAAACACAAGGCTGCGCGCAACAAGCTCAAGCGCATCGTGCAAGTTATCTGCAAGCAGTTGCACAAGCTGCGGCTCGACGAGATCGAGACCGAGCACATCATTGCCGTTCTGCGCAAGGTCTGGCATCAGCGCGAGATCTCGCGCGACACGCGCCAACGGATCAAGAAGATTCTGGACGCAGCCATAGCGCTGAACTTGCGACCGAAACACAACCCAGCCGATTGGGACAGCCGACTGAAGCCAATCATGCCGAAGCAGCGGAAGCGCGGCTCTATACGTGGCGGCCACAAGGCCATGGAATACCATGATCTGCCCGCGTTCATGCAAAAGCTCGCCGCCAATTCCGATCAAAGCGCCCGGGCGCTTGAAGTCGCCATCCTCACATTCGCGCGAACTATCGAGGTGCAGAACATGCGCTGGTCGCAGCTCGATCTAGAAGGCGGGCTTTGGGATTTGGGCACCCTTGATACCAAGAATGAACGGCCCAAGCGCACACCGCTGCCCCGACAAACGTTGGCCTATCTGCGCGATACCTATGAGGGCCGCGTGAGCGAAGAGTTCGTGTTCCCGGGTCGCAGCCTGACCAAGCCGATCTCCAACATGACGATGCTCAAGCATTTGAAGCAGATCACCGGGGACGAAACCCTGACGGTGCACGGCTTCCGCACCACGTTCCGGACCTGGGCGCAGGAGGAAACCGACTTTGAGGAGGAGATTGTCGAGCATTGCCTGCACCACATCACAGGCGATGATGCCGAAAAGGCCTACAAGCGCGGCGAGGCTCTAAGAAAGCGGCGCGTCGTGATGCAGGCATTCGCCGACTTTGCGACGCGGTCACCGAACAATAAGGTGACGCCGATGAGGGCCGCCTGA
- a CDS encoding DMT family transporter: MTQNFDKFAARAAPAIFVLLWSTGFIGTKYVVNNADPLTYLAIRMAIVVMLMAIICAITRPAWPNRVEIGHSAVAGILVHGIYLGGTAVAISLSIPAGLSALIPGLQPILTSTIANRWLGERVTAMQWGGLLTGLAGVALILHDRPMSGQAGWGWIASAISLVSITLGTLYQRRYCSRIDWRSGNLVQYVAVTVFFTIGAFLFEARVVHWTTEFILALAWLAVALSIGSIGLLYWLIRHQAATSVASLFYLVPAVTSLMAFVLFDERLDAVAIAGMIACAAAVLLVNRNAPAKS; the protein is encoded by the coding sequence ATGACCCAGAACTTCGACAAATTCGCCGCCCGCGCGGCGCCCGCGATTTTCGTCCTGCTGTGGAGCACCGGGTTCATCGGCACCAAGTATGTCGTCAACAATGCCGATCCCTTGACGTATCTGGCGATCCGCATGGCCATTGTGGTGATGCTGATGGCCATCATCTGCGCCATCACCCGGCCGGCATGGCCGAACCGCGTCGAGATCGGGCACAGCGCCGTCGCTGGCATTCTGGTGCATGGAATCTATCTCGGCGGCACGGCGGTCGCGATCTCGCTGTCCATTCCTGCGGGCCTTTCGGCGCTGATCCCCGGTTTGCAGCCGATCCTGACGTCCACTATCGCGAACCGCTGGCTCGGCGAGCGCGTGACCGCGATGCAATGGGGCGGGCTGCTGACCGGGCTTGCCGGCGTTGCGCTGATCCTGCACGACCGGCCGATGAGCGGGCAGGCCGGCTGGGGCTGGATTGCGTCTGCGATATCGCTGGTCAGTATCACGCTCGGCACGCTCTACCAGCGGCGCTATTGCAGTCGCATCGACTGGCGCAGCGGCAACCTCGTGCAATATGTCGCGGTGACCGTGTTCTTTACGATCGGTGCTTTCCTGTTCGAAGCGCGCGTGGTGCATTGGACCACCGAATTCATTCTCGCCCTGGCCTGGCTCGCAGTGGCGTTGTCGATCGGCTCGATCGGCCTGCTGTACTGGCTGATCCGGCACCAGGCCGCGACGTCGGTGGCGAGCCTGTTCTATCTGGTGCCGGCCGTGACCTCGCTGATGGCCTTCGTGTTGTTCGACGAGCGGCTCGATGCCGTCGCGATTGCCGGCATGATCGCGTGCGCCGCCGCCGTGCTGCTGGTCAATCGCAACGCGCCTGCAAAGAGCTGA
- a CDS encoding methyl-accepting chemotaxis protein, which yields MATRSIGKFLPALKLRLGTKAVIGAIFLIAVNTALVVGAAHWSLTSEFGDRALRDIEVNLRTLSLAFAETYSDAKITIKDGAVARAEIPKMPEFKDHAIVDRAVGYTGGNATLFVYDEASNQFVRRTTNVKKENGDRAVGTQLAPDHPGQAVLRRGEAYKGPATLFGKTFMTAYYPVMNPAGKVIGIIYVGIPMAHYESMLAEAIRNMAIAAVVAALLVMLLTMLLVRQVTKPLRSVTTSLTAIANGNADVEIDCDDRMDEIGEIARTLAVFKNNSAERRRLREEQTATAVAAADQRKAELRGFVDEFQTSVGSILDKVLNSSSEFERVARQLTETARTTAGLSGKSAGASETASEHVRTAATASDELSSSIAEITRRVQESNGIAADAVKQAAATDQRINELSEAGARIGDVVKLITSIAEQTNLLALNATIEAARAGDAGRGFAVVAQEVKSLAGQTAKATEEISSQIGNMQLATEESVSAIKAIGQTIERISDIATSISAAVEQQRGATQNIAQSVRAAASGTADVAANIRNAAQGADETGETSSRMFASAQNLSSESLHLKAEVEKFLDRVRAA from the coding sequence ATGGCTACGCGATCGATTGGAAAGTTCCTGCCGGCGCTGAAACTCCGGCTCGGCACCAAGGCCGTTATCGGCGCCATATTCCTGATTGCCGTAAATACCGCGCTGGTTGTGGGAGCTGCCCATTGGTCGCTGACCTCGGAATTCGGCGACCGGGCGCTGCGGGACATCGAAGTCAACCTGCGCACGCTGAGCCTGGCGTTCGCCGAGACCTACAGCGACGCCAAGATCACGATCAAGGATGGGGCCGTCGCCCGTGCCGAAATTCCCAAGATGCCCGAGTTCAAGGACCACGCGATCGTCGATCGCGCCGTGGGCTATACCGGCGGCAACGCGACGCTGTTCGTCTATGACGAGGCCAGCAACCAGTTCGTCCGCCGCACCACCAATGTGAAGAAGGAGAACGGCGACCGCGCCGTCGGCACCCAGCTCGCTCCCGACCACCCGGGACAGGCGGTCCTGCGCCGCGGCGAGGCGTACAAGGGGCCGGCGACGCTGTTCGGCAAGACCTTCATGACGGCGTACTATCCGGTCATGAATCCGGCCGGCAAGGTCATCGGTATTATTTATGTCGGCATTCCGATGGCGCATTACGAGAGCATGCTTGCGGAAGCCATTCGGAATATGGCCATCGCCGCGGTCGTCGCCGCACTTCTCGTGATGCTGCTGACCATGCTGCTCGTGCGCCAAGTGACCAAGCCGCTGAGGTCGGTTACGACCTCGCTCACCGCGATCGCGAACGGCAACGCCGATGTCGAGATCGACTGCGACGACCGCATGGACGAGATCGGCGAGATTGCGCGTACCCTCGCAGTCTTCAAGAACAACTCGGCCGAACGCCGCCGGTTGCGCGAGGAGCAGACCGCGACCGCCGTTGCCGCCGCCGATCAGCGCAAGGCGGAACTGCGGGGCTTCGTCGACGAATTCCAGACCAGCGTCGGCAGCATCCTCGACAAGGTTTTGAACTCCTCCAGCGAATTCGAGCGCGTCGCGCGGCAGCTCACCGAGACCGCGCGGACCACCGCCGGGCTCTCCGGCAAGTCGGCGGGCGCCTCGGAAACCGCCTCCGAGCATGTCCGCACCGCGGCGACCGCCTCCGACGAACTCTCGAGCTCGATCGCGGAAATCACCCGCCGGGTTCAGGAATCGAACGGGATCGCGGCCGACGCCGTCAAGCAGGCGGCCGCCACCGACCAGCGCATCAACGAATTGTCCGAAGCGGGCGCGCGGATCGGCGACGTGGTGAAATTGATCACCTCGATTGCCGAGCAGACCAACTTGCTGGCGCTTAACGCCACCATCGAGGCGGCGCGGGCAGGCGACGCCGGCCGCGGCTTTGCCGTGGTGGCGCAGGAGGTCAAGAGCCTCGCGGGCCAGACCGCCAAGGCGACCGAGGAGATTTCCAGCCAGATCGGCAACATGCAGCTTGCGACCGAAGAGTCGGTCAGCGCGATCAAGGCGATCGGCCAGACCATCGAACGCATCAGCGATATCGCCACCTCGATCTCGGCGGCGGTCGAGCAGCAGCGCGGCGCCACCCAGAACATCGCCCAGAGCGTTCGCGCCGCTGCCAGCGGCACGGCCGATGTCGCGGCCAACATCCGCAACGCGGCTCAAGGCGCCGACGAAACCGGCGAGACATCGAGCCGGATGTTTGCGTCCGCGCAGAATCTGTCGAGCGAGAGCCTGCATTTGAAGGCCGAGGTCGAAAAATTCCTCGATCGCGTCCGCGCCGCCTGA
- a CDS encoding DUF2177 family protein, which translates to MNRYAALYLVTLLVIIPLDFLFLGIVAKDFFTSQVGDMLGEIKLAPAILFYLLYVVGVVIFVSGGAGATWQSTLLYGALFGLFCYATFDLTSLALLKHWSWPVAIVDVAWGAFVTAVSSTAGLLVANWVVAKT; encoded by the coding sequence GTGAACCGATACGCCGCGCTCTATCTGGTGACGTTGCTCGTCATCATCCCGCTTGATTTTCTGTTCCTTGGCATCGTCGCCAAGGACTTTTTCACCTCGCAGGTCGGCGACATGCTGGGCGAGATCAAGCTCGCGCCCGCGATCCTGTTCTATCTGCTCTATGTCGTCGGCGTCGTGATCTTCGTCAGCGGCGGGGCAGGGGCGACCTGGCAATCGACGCTGCTCTATGGCGCGCTGTTCGGCTTGTTTTGCTACGCGACCTTCGACCTGACCTCGCTGGCGCTGCTCAAGCACTGGAGCTGGCCGGTCGCGATCGTCGACGTCGCGTGGGGCGCGTTCGTGACGGCGGTCTCGTCGACCGCCGGATTGCTCGTGGCGAATTGGGTGGTGGCGAAGACTTAA
- a CDS encoding peroxiredoxin, which translates to MALQIGAVAPDFEAQTTEGKIKFHDWIGNSWALLFSHPKDFTPVCTTELGALAKLKPEFDKRGVKLMGLSVDPVDRHAKWSEDIKETQGAAPNYPMIGDTDFNVSKLYDMLPASTSGDPLTRTPADNQTVRNVFIIGPDKKIKLVLVYPMTTGRNFAEILRVIDSLQMTAKHRVATPADWKQGEDVIIAGSVSDDEAKTIYPAGWKAPKPYIRMVPQPK; encoded by the coding sequence ATGGCACTCCAGATTGGCGCAGTCGCCCCTGATTTCGAAGCCCAGACCACCGAGGGAAAGATCAAATTCCACGACTGGATCGGCAATAGCTGGGCGCTTTTGTTCTCGCACCCAAAGGACTTCACGCCGGTTTGCACCACCGAACTCGGCGCTCTCGCAAAGTTGAAGCCGGAATTCGACAAGCGCGGGGTCAAGCTGATGGGTTTGAGCGTCGATCCCGTCGACAGGCACGCAAAATGGTCCGAGGACATCAAGGAGACGCAAGGCGCGGCGCCGAACTACCCGATGATCGGCGACACTGATTTCAACGTCTCCAAGCTCTACGACATGTTGCCGGCCTCAACGTCGGGCGATCCGCTGACGCGCACGCCTGCCGACAACCAGACCGTCCGCAACGTCTTCATCATCGGGCCGGACAAGAAGATCAAGCTGGTGTTGGTTTATCCGATGACCACGGGCCGCAATTTCGCGGAAATCCTGCGCGTGATCGACTCCCTGCAGATGACCGCCAAGCATCGCGTCGCGACGCCTGCCGACTGGAAACAGGGCGAGGACGTCATCATCGCGGGCTCCGTCAGCGATGACGAGGCGAAGACGATCTATCCGGCCGGCTGGAAGGCGCCGAAGCCCTATATCCGCATGGTGCCGCAGCCGAAGTGA